In Camarhynchus parvulus chromosome 28, STF_HiC, whole genome shotgun sequence, the following proteins share a genomic window:
- the CDC34 gene encoding ubiquitin-conjugating enzyme E2 R1 produces the protein MARPAVPSSQKALLLELKGLQEEPVEGFRVGLVDEGDLYTWDVAIFGPPDTHYEGGYFKARLRFPIDYPYSPPAFRFLTKMWHPNIYETGDVCISILHPPVDDPQSGELPSERWNPTQNVRTILLSVISLLNEPNTFSPANVDASVMYRKWKESKGKDQEYTDIIRKQVLGTKVDAERDGVKVPTTLAEYCVKTKTPAPDEGSDLFYDDYYEDDEMEEEAESCYGDEDDSGNEES, from the exons ATGGCGCGGCCCGCCGTGCCCAGCTCGCAGAAAgcgctgctgctggagctcaaggggctgcaggaggagcccgTGGAGGGGTTCCGGGTCGGGCTGGTGGACGAAGGGGACTTGTACACCTGGGACGTGGCCATCTTCGGACCCCCGGACACCCACTACGAGGGCGGATACTTCAAG GCTCGTCTCCGCTTCCCCATCGACTACCCCTactctcctcctgccttcagGTTCCTAACCAAAATGTGGCACCCCAATATCTACGAG ACAGGTGATGTGTGCATCTCCATCCTGCACCCGCCCGTGGATGACCCGCAGAGCGGGGAGCTGCCCTCAGAGCGCTGGAACCCCACCCAGAACGTGCG AACCATTCTGCTGAGTGTGATCTCGCTGCTGAATGAGCCCAACACGTTTTCCCCAGCCAACGTGGACGCCTCGGTGATGTACCGCAAGTGGAAGGAGAGCAAAGGGAAGGACCAGGAGTACACAGACATCATCAG GAAGCAGGTGCTGGGCACCAAGGTGGATGCTGAGCGGGATGGAGTGAAGGTCCCCACCACGCTGGCTGAGTACTGTGTGAAGACCAAGACTCCAGCCCCAGATGAGGGCTCAGACCTCTTTTATGATGACTATTATGAGGATGATGAGatggaggaggaagcagagagctGTTACGGTGACGAGGATGACTCCGGCAATGAGGAATCTTGA
- the TPGS1 gene encoding tubulin polyglutamylase complex subunit 1 yields MAAYEKRRAAAAPVPAGGSGLPEPGRAAPGGGGPTEGSAAEGSAAEFLLRAGVTAMVREALLKVLEARPAEPVSFLAEYFERLVLAEAAAEPPGPPQRLARALWYVCLAHHSHRTAFDSNAGAAYEVLGCGGRRRAAGVDGRLYSELLRRICQRGAAPAEAAAELLRRVRCRDHEAVPFDVFRYGVLTCCVLLEFAAKADALFAVLGAGDSADSRLCQAVLRALEDALGAGHGPRPGRYLEAGSRLGPDRLALAMDQALQERKLGSSMSREEFLRKATALFIAKVKPVE; encoded by the exons ATGGCGGCGTACGAGAAGCGGCGAGCGGCCGCCGCCCCGGTACCGGCGGGGGGCAGCGGGCTGCCGGAAccggggcgggcagcgccggggggCGGCGGACCGACGGAGGGCAGCGCGGCGGAGGGCAGCGCGGCGGAGTTCCTGCTGCGAGCCGGCGTCACGGCCATGGTGCGGGAGGCACTGCTCAAGGTGCTGGAGGCGCGGCCCGCCGAGCCCGTGTCCTTCCTGGCCGAGTACTTCGAGCGGCTGGTGCtggcggaggcggcggcggaaCCCCCGGGGCCGCCGCAGCGCCTGGCCCGGGCGCTGTGGTACGTGTGCCTGGCTCATCACTCGCACAG GACGGCCTTCGACAGCAACGCCGGCGCGGCCTACGAGGTGCTGGGCTGCGGCGGacggcggcgggcggcgggcgtGGACGGGCGGCTCTACAGCGAGCTGCTGAGGCGGATCTGCCAgcgcggggcggccccggccgaGGCGGCGGCCGAGCTGCTGCGCCGCGTCCGCTGCCGCGACCACGAGGCCGTCCCGTTCGACGTGTTCCGCTACGGCGTCCTCACCTGCTGCGTGCTGCTGGAGTTCGCGGCCAAAGCCGACGCGCTGTTCGCCGTGCTGGGCGCCGGGGACTCGGCGGACAGCCGGCTGTGCCAGGCGGTGCTGCGGGCGCTGGAGGACGCGCTGGGAGCCGGGCACGGCCCGCGGCCCGGCCGCTACCTGGAGGCGGGCTCCAGGCTGGGCCCCGACAGGCTGGCACTGGCCATGGACCAGGCGCTGCAGGAGAGGAAGCTGGGCTCCTCCATGAGCAGGGAGGAGTTCCTGAGGAAAGCCACGGCGCTGTTCATAGCCAAGGTGAAGCCCGTGGAGTGA
- the MADCAM1 gene encoding mucosal addressin cell adhesion molecule 1 — translation MKEGKSSAAAALWVMEPAPVLFLLLLLGSLWGCSGGPAERLVVTPREPVVPFGGSTELNCSLACAGGKVEWRGLDTALGTISSFSTHSILHVRHATVATEGMKICQGKCHGQDYQKSVTLKVYALPDTLRLEAAPHTLHPGHPANLTCSATHLYPPTGLALTWYRGHHVLENLTDPDCKDADEEELCNIVSSLSVKGTEVAEGVEFRCEVTLRVGQETFTRVASLVARAEAVMTPAVATSTGSPSTATVATTSLPAGPGVPTGEPTTAREPNAGTTLDLAAATNPPSTEPSVPQDPTATTHTADVATSTLPTATGSPLGTMPTCSLHIWSLPPTGTRGRALRIECHARCTGNATVGWLRTPAALGQYREESAGSSSALRLDSAEPWHQGHYQCVLLGHRAQVASLEVLVLDDSFSSSPAIAMGTAGSLLGLIATAAVSRRLWKRFRSR, via the exons atgaaagaagggaaaagcagcgctgctgctgccctgtgggtGATGGAGCCGGCTCCcgtcctcttcctccttctcctcctcggCTCGCTGTGGGGCTGCAGCG gtggCCCCGCTGAGCGGCTGGTGGTGACACCGCGGGAGCCCGTGGTGCCCTTTGGGGGCTCGACGGAGCTGAACTGCTCCTTGGCCTGCGCAGGGGGCAAGGTGGAGTGGAGggggctggacacagccctggggaccatctcctccttctccacccACAGCATCCTGCACGTCAGGCACGCCACGGTGGCCACGGAGGGCATGAAGATCTGCCAGGGCAAATGCCACGGGCAGGACTACCAGAAAAGTGTCACGCTGAAGGTTTATG CCCTCCCAGACACGCtgaggctggaggcagctcccCACACCCTGCACCCAGGCCACCCAGCCAACCTGACCTGCTCAGCCACGCACCTGTATCCCCCCACCGGGCTGGCCCTCACCTGGTACCGGGGCCACCACGTGCTGGAGAACCTTACAGACCCTGACTGCAAGGATGCTgatgaggaggagctgtgtAACATCGTTTCCAGCCTGTCCGTGAAGGGGACAGAGGTGGCAGAAGGGGTGGAGTTCAGGTGCGAGGTGACGCTGCGCGTCGGGCAGGAGACCTTCACCAGGGTGGCATCTCTGGTGGCAAGGGCTGAGG ctgtGATGACACCAGCCGTGGCCACCTCCACGgggagccccagcacagccaccgTGGCCACCACATCactccctgcagggccaggtgtCCCCACAGGTGAGCCCACCACAGCACGGGAGCCCAACGCTGGCACCACTCTGGATCTGGCTGCTGCCACCAATCCTCCCTCCACGGAGCCCTCTGTGCCCCAGGACCCCACGGCAACCACCCACACGGCAGATGTGGCCACCAGCACCCTCCCTACGGCGACAGGGTCACCTCTGGGGACAATGCCAACCTGCAGCCTGCACATCTGGTCGCTGCCTCCCACCGGCACGCGGGGCAGGGCTCTGCGCATCGAGTGCCACGCTCGGTGCACCGGGAACGCCACGGTGGGCTGGCTCCGGACCCCCGCAGCCCTCGGGCAGTACCGGGAGGAGTCTGCGGGCAGCAGCTCCGCCCTGCGGCTGGACAGCGCCGAgccctggcaccagggccaCTACCAGTGCGTCCTGCTCGGCCACCGCGCCCAGGTGGCCagcctggaggtgctggtgctggatg ATTCcttcagctccagccctgccatcgCTATGGGCACAGCGGGATCGCTCTTGGGGCTCATCGCGACCGCAGCCGTGTCCCGACGCCTGTGGAAGCGGTTCAGATCTCGGTAG